From Medicago truncatula cultivar Jemalong A17 chromosome 7, MtrunA17r5.0-ANR, whole genome shotgun sequence, a single genomic window includes:
- the LOC11408575 gene encoding probable protein phosphatase 2C 4 encodes MGNKISNLCLCSAGTGDISGRLQNTFTLLSKKHDKAICNSISYVRPNPPRISNDTFSDDDDTTLMTFRSVAGATVSANSSSTPSISLDDSLQHSTVLDSSASFESFGSFTSTMMHPQYQNPHNPRTSSVCTSIEEGLSSSPFDRVFNSNSIEKCLEQMKVNKPNKISLKKVLGRVFSNAVSFGKGSFFKKNDNVNANANARVSCSTSLSDELRLHDNNYLDDDGDGCGSDNLLMVCENLHMAQGKGGEDRMHIVICEDHGWVYVGIYDGFNGPDATDYLLHNMFYVVHDELKRFLCNQNSKNVKSEDFSHSDVLEALSEAMRKTENAFLKIIDEMIAHNPVLAMMGSCVLVMLMKGQDVYLMNVGDSRAVLATRIGNPLQLTMDHSTHVKEEVYRIRQEHPDDPSAITKGRVKGYLNVTRAFGAGFLKHPKQNDAMLETFKVNYIGESPYITCSPSLYHHRLNSSDKFLILSSDGLYQYFTNEEAMAKVESFITMFPDKNPAQLLTEEALSHAAKKAGIEFHELLDIPQGERRLYHDDISIVIISLEGKIWRSLL; translated from the exons ATGGGTAACAAAATCAGCAATTTGTGCCTTTGTTCTGCCGGCACCGGAGATATCTCCGGCAGGTTACAAAACACCTTTACCTTGTTGTCCAAGAAACATGACAAAGCTATTTGCAACTCTATCAGCTATGTAAGACCGAACCCACCTCGAATCTCCAACGATACATTCTCTGACGACGATGATACCACCCTCATGACTTTCCGGTCAGTGGCCGGCGCCACCGTGAGTGCAAACTCCTCATCAACACCTTCCATTTCCCTTGATGACTCTCTTCAACATAGCACTGTTTTGGATTCATCTGCTTCTTTTGAGAGCTTTGGTTCCTTTACTTCCACAATGATGCATCCTCAATACCAAAATCCGCATAATCCTCGTACCTCTTCTGTGTGTACTTCCATTGAAGAAGGGTTATCTTCGAGTCCTTTCGATCGTGTGTTTAATTCTAATTCCATTGAGAAATGTTTAGAACAAATGAAGGTGAACAAGCCTAATAAGATCAGCTTGAAGAAGGTTCTTGGTAGGGTTTTCTCTAATGCAGTATCTTTTGGAAAAGgttcattttttaagaaaaatgataatGTTAATGCTAATGCAAATGCAAGAGTGAGTTGTAGTACTAGTTTGAGTGATGAGTTGAGATTGCATGATAATAACTATTtggatgatgatggtgatggatGTGGATCTGATAATTTGTTAATGGTGTGTGAGAATCTTCATATGGCTCAAGGAAAAGGCGGTGAAGATCGTATGCATATTGTGATATGCGAAGATCATGGATGGGTTTATGTCGGAATTTATGATGGATTTAATGGTCCTGATGCAACTGATTATCTTCTTCATaatatgttttatgttgttCATGACGAGCTTAAAAGGTTTCTATGTaatcaaaatagtaaaaatgTGAAAAGTGAAGATTTTAGTCACTCGGATGTGTTGGAAGCTCTTTCTGAGGCAATGAGGAAAACTGAGAATGCATTTTTGAAGATAATTGATGAGATGATTGCTCATAATCCTGTTTTGGCTATGATGGGATCTTGTGTTTTGGTTATGTTGATGAAAGGTCAAGATGTTTATTTGATGAATGTTGGTGACAGTCGTGCCGTTTTAGCTACTCGGATCGGGAATCCTCTTCAGCTCACAATGGATCATAGCACTCATGTGAAAGAG GAGGTTTATAGAATCAGACAGGAGCATCCGGATGATCCATCTGCAATAACGAAAGGACGAGTGAAAGGTTACTTAAATGTCACAAGGGCTTTTGGAGCAGGGTTCCTTAAGCAT CCTAAGCAAAATGATGCAATGTTAGAGACTTTCAAAGTTAACTACATAGGGGAATCTCCATATATCACATGCTCCCCTTCACTATATCATCACAGGCTCAACTCAAGTGACAAATTTCTTATACTATCTTCTGATGGACTTTACCAATACTTCACCAATGAAGAAGCAATGGCTAAAGTAGAGTCATTCATCACCATGTTTCCAGATAAAAATCCTGCACAACTTCTCACTGAAGAAGCACTAAGTCATGCAGCCAAAAAAGCTG gtattGAGTTCCATGAGTTGCTTGATATACCACAAGGGGAAAGAAGACTATACCATGATGACATTTCCATTGTGATAATATCCTTGGAGGGAAAAATATGGCGTTCATTATTGTAA